AAAAAGTGTCGTGTACCAAATTTATCCCCGAAGCTTCAATGATTCGAATGGGGATGGAATCGGTGATATCCAAGGTATTATCGAGAAGCTAGATTATTTGAAATTATTAGGTGTTGATGTGATTTGGCTCAGTCCAATCTACGATTCTCCGAATGATGATAATGGCTATGATATCCGGGATTACCAAACAATTATGGATGAGTTCGGAACAACGGCTGACTTTGATCAGATGCTTGAAGAGATTCATAAACGTGACATGAAACTGGTTATGGACCTCGTTGTCAATCACACCTCAGATGAACACGAATGGTTTGTACAATCAAAAAAATCAAAGGACAATCCATACCGTGATTACTATATTTGGCGTGAAGGCAATAAAGGTAAAGAACCGAATAATTGGGGTTCTTTTTTCAGCGGATCTGCATGGGACTATGATGAGACGACAAATGAATATTATTTACACTTATTTTCGAAAAAACAACCTGATCTTAACTGGGAAAATCCAAAGTTAAGAGAAGAAGTTTACGACATGATGAAATATTGGTTAGATAAGGGAATCGATGGCTTTCGAATGGACGTCATTAATATGATTTCAAAACAGCCGGGATTACCTGATGGTGTTCTAGGTGAGGGTCAATTACATGGTGATGGCAGTCCTTTTTTTATGAACGGACCAAGAATCCATGAATTTTTACAGGAAATGAATCAAGAGGTGTTGTCAAAATATCCAATCATGACGGTTGGTGAAATGCCGGGAACAACACCGGACGATGCAATTCTATATACGAATCCCGATAGAAATGAAGTAAACATGATTTTTACCTTTGAACATATGGACTTAGATAGTGCACCAGGAGGAAAGTGGAATTTAAAACCTCTTAACTTAGTTGAATTAAAAGAAAACCAGACAAAATGGCAAACAGCATTACATAATAAAGGCTGGAACAGTTTATATTGGAACAACCATGACCAGCCGCGGATTGTTTCCCGATTCGGAAATGACAAGGAATACCGGGTTAAATCTGCAAAAATGTTAGCAGCCTGTCTTCATTTCATGCAGGGTACACCTTATATTTACCAAGGGGAGGAAATCGGCATGACCAATGTTGCGTTTACCTCCCTTGAAGATTATCGTGATATTGAGACCATTAATATGTATCACGAACGAAAATTATTAGGTTTTACCCATGAAGAAATCATGACGTCCATATATGCAAAGGGAAGAGATAATGCTAGAACACCGGTTCAATGGGATGATTCCCAACATGGCGGATTTACATCTGGTACGCCATGGATAAAGACCAATCCAAGGTACAAAGAAATCAATGTTAAAAGTGCTTTAGAAGATCCGCAGTCGATTTTTTATTTTTACCAAAAATTGATTTCACTTCGAAAAGAGATGGATATTATTGTTGAAGGAGATTTTCAATTACTTGCGAAAAACCATCCAACATTATTTGCCTATGAGAGAAAGTGGAAAAATGAAAGCCTTCTTGTGTTGTGTAACTTCAGTGCAAATGAATTAGTACTGGAGGAGGAATTGACCAGCAGAATTCCTGAATATAAAGTCCTCCTTTCTAACTACGAAGCTGGAAATACCGCTGTATTACGTCCTTATGAGGCAGTTGTACTGAAGAAATAGTAATCGTCAAAAAGCATCGGGAATGAATGATTCCTGATGCTTTTTGAAAAAAATTATTTTATAAAATGTTTGCGCATTCATAAAAAAAGTGATACTATGAATCTATCGATTAGTGCAAACGTTTTCGCTAACGATACATAATGAGAATAGGGGGTTTTAGTAGATTTTACTGTAAACCAAGGTAGAGGTTTTTTATAGGACAACAATTTTTTACAGTTTTTTTCTGCTACTTCGTGCAAACGTTTTCGCTGGAAATAAGGAAATATTCGGTTTTCTAAGGGTTTTGATACCAAACATACGAATTAAATAGTTTTTTATTTATGTCATTGTGCAAACGATTGCGCTTTATGTGCATTACTTATCAATTCTGTATGTTTCAGATTTTCTTTGAATATCAAATTAACAATGACACATCTTAAAAGCATCTATGTTTTCCCGCGTTGCACAATCATTACGTTTACAAAAATAATAAGTATGGGGGTAAATCATGAATAAGAAAAAATTATTTTCCGGAATTGGTGCCGGTGTTCTTTCCCTAAGTCTCCTTTTAACAGGCTGTGGAAATGCAGATAAAAGCGGCTCCAAAGAAGATTCAAAAGGTAATGTAACAATAGATGTATTCCAATTTAAAGTGGAATTTAAAAAGCAATTTGAAAAAGTAGCGAAAGAATATGAAAAAGAACACAAAGGTGTAGATATTAACATTACGACTGTTGGCGGCGGTGAAGATTACGGTGCAGCCCTAAAATCCAAATTTGCGTCAGGTAAAGAACCAGCCATCTACAATATCGGTGGACCGCAGGACGTAAAGGATTGGCAAAAAAAATTAGCTGACTTATCCGATACGAAAGCCTCAAAAGCAGCATTAAAAGGAACACTTGATGGCGTAACGAATGACGGAAAAGTACTTGGCTTACCTTACAACCAAGAGGGCTATGGTTTCATTTATAACAAGGCTGTCTTTGAAAAAGCCGGTATTGATCCAAAATCAATCAAGAGCTTTGCAGATCTTGAAAAGGCAGTAAAAACGCTAGATTCTAAGAAAAAAGAACTTGGTCTTGAAGCAGTATTTGCTCTGCCTGGTAAAGAAACTTGGGTAACTGGATTACACTTATCAAACACGTTCCTTGCACCAGAATTTGATAACAATGTGTTAAATGCTTATAACGCGAAAAAGGTTGATTTCAAATACGGTGATGCGTTTAAAAAAGTACTTGACCTACAAAACGAATATTCCGTGCAGCCAACTGTAAGCCTTGACTATTCTAAACAAGTAGAAGAATTATTCTCGCTTCAAAAGGTAGCAATGATTCAACAAGGTAACTGGGTATATAGTTCAATCGCAGGCATAGATCAAGATTTCGCAGATAATGGTATTGGCATTTTACCAATTCCTGTTGAAGGATATAAAGAAGATGCGATTCCGGTTGGAATCCCAATGTACTGGGGCGTAAACAGTAATAAAGATGAAAAAACTGTTGCCGAAGCGAAAAAATTCTTAGACTGGTTATACACTTCTGATAAAGGTAAAGAAACAGTTATTAATGATTTTAAATTTATTCCTGCTTATGAGGGATTTGATGCATCAAAAATCAGTGACCCGCTTTCTAAAGAAATTTATCAATATTCACAAGATGGCAAGACAATTGGTTGGACATTCATGGGTTATCCAACTAATTGGGGACAAAATGAGCTCGGAGTTCAAATTCAAAAATATTTGAGCAAAGATGCTAAATGGGAAGATGTCGTAAAAACGACTCAAGCAGCTTGGGAGAAATCAAGAAATAAATAATACCCTCTGAACACAGATAATGGGTCCTACTTGTAAAAGTGTGGACCCA
The DNA window shown above is from Neobacillus sp. WH10 and carries:
- a CDS encoding ABC transporter substrate-binding protein, yielding MNKKKLFSGIGAGVLSLSLLLTGCGNADKSGSKEDSKGNVTIDVFQFKVEFKKQFEKVAKEYEKEHKGVDINITTVGGGEDYGAALKSKFASGKEPAIYNIGGPQDVKDWQKKLADLSDTKASKAALKGTLDGVTNDGKVLGLPYNQEGYGFIYNKAVFEKAGIDPKSIKSFADLEKAVKTLDSKKKELGLEAVFALPGKETWVTGLHLSNTFLAPEFDNNVLNAYNAKKVDFKYGDAFKKVLDLQNEYSVQPTVSLDYSKQVEELFSLQKVAMIQQGNWVYSSIAGIDQDFADNGIGILPIPVEGYKEDAIPVGIPMYWGVNSNKDEKTVAEAKKFLDWLYTSDKGKETVINDFKFIPAYEGFDASKISDPLSKEIYQYSQDGKTIGWTFMGYPTNWGQNELGVQIQKYLSKDAKWEDVVKTTQAAWEKSRNK
- a CDS encoding alpha-glucosidase, which gives rise to MKTNDQWWKKSVVYQIYPRSFNDSNGDGIGDIQGIIEKLDYLKLLGVDVIWLSPIYDSPNDDNGYDIRDYQTIMDEFGTTADFDQMLEEIHKRDMKLVMDLVVNHTSDEHEWFVQSKKSKDNPYRDYYIWREGNKGKEPNNWGSFFSGSAWDYDETTNEYYLHLFSKKQPDLNWENPKLREEVYDMMKYWLDKGIDGFRMDVINMISKQPGLPDGVLGEGQLHGDGSPFFMNGPRIHEFLQEMNQEVLSKYPIMTVGEMPGTTPDDAILYTNPDRNEVNMIFTFEHMDLDSAPGGKWNLKPLNLVELKENQTKWQTALHNKGWNSLYWNNHDQPRIVSRFGNDKEYRVKSAKMLAACLHFMQGTPYIYQGEEIGMTNVAFTSLEDYRDIETINMYHERKLLGFTHEEIMTSIYAKGRDNARTPVQWDDSQHGGFTSGTPWIKTNPRYKEINVKSALEDPQSIFYFYQKLISLRKEMDIIVEGDFQLLAKNHPTLFAYERKWKNESLLVLCNFSANELVLEEELTSRIPEYKVLLSNYEAGNTAVLRPYEAVVLKK